ACTCGTTCAGCGTCACCATGCGATCGATAACCGTACGAGCCATTGCGGGGACGTCCATCGCCACAGTGCTGATGGGTGGGTTGGTGCAGGCGGAGAAGGGGATACCGTCGAATCCCATGAGCCGTACGTCGTCGGGCGCGTGGATGCCATGTTCGGTGAGTTCGCGGAGCGCGCCGATCGCTATGGTGTCAGAC
This DNA window, taken from Bifidobacterium longum subsp. longum JCM 1217, encodes the following:
- a CDS encoding substrate-binding domain-containing protein — its product is MSDTIAIGALRELTEHGIHAPDDVRLMGFDGIPFSACTNPPISTVAMDVPAMARTVIDRMVTLNESNLRHERPDDITHDHIQFQVMPRTSTLAA